The following coding sequences lie in one Haematobia irritans isolate KBUSLIRL chromosome 3, ASM5000362v1, whole genome shotgun sequence genomic window:
- the Nprl2 gene encoding nitrogen permease regulator-like 2 encodes MQQLYEGCGKEGQIRCIFLSEFHATAGSKISCQVPPDYVSKEVFDAINVYIIPKPHLQKCILTVNAMDIKIVGYPVGIEDQQKYARNAFLFNLCFVCDSWARSVQYEPVVKKLSEYLIMMEEESCFLSKQEDDKAKLTKIFETVINDLNKKKVTTIVEGDTTIYLKIVTHKPDPPVVKDHMVPLLLVDYKNTPLENWDLTTQQILPFINGINHIARIAAEADVETNLVKSCVQNLVYYGVVQLLPILKYSNVYMTQNLKSLIQNTSLTNACRKYVALKPDKTKPTIHKIFQFYASMTHGVTLRAICQRICPQNHNIDERKLVIFGLQHKFIRCIHKYPVFTGSVPSGRQKMYTGLSSFDEICCKTGLSPSSIEKDIDKDTNVTVIWK; translated from the exons ATGCAACAATTATACGAAGGTTGCGGCAAAGAAGGAcaaatacgttgcattttccttAGCGAGTTTCATGCAACGGCTGGTTCAAAAATAAGTTGTCAA GTTCCACCAGATTATGTGTCCAAAGAAGTTTTCGATGCCATAAATGTTTACATTATACCAAAACCACATCTACAAAAATGTATACTGACTGTAAATGCTATGGATATCAAAATTGTGGGCTATCCCGTTGGCATAGAGGATCAACAGAAATATGCTAGGAATGCTTTTCTATTCAATTTATGTTTTGTTTGTGATTCTTGGGCAAGATCTGTTCAATATGAGCCGgtggttaaaaagttatcggaGTACTTG ATTATGATGGAGGAAGAAAGTTGCTTTTTGTCGAAACAAGAAGATGACAAGGCTaaactgacaaaaattttcgaaacggttattaatgatttaaataaaaagaaagttaCAACTATTGTGG AGGGTGACACAACAATATATTTGAAGATTGTTACACATAAACCAGATCCACCTGTTGTAAAAGATCATATGGTGCCTTTATTGTTGGTTGACTACAAAAATACTCCTCTGGAAAATTGGGATTTAACAACGCAAcaa ATTCTACCCTTTATCAATGGCATCAATCATATAGCCCGGATTGCTGCTGAAGCAGATGTCGAAACTAATTTGGTGAAATCTTgtgtacaaaatcttgtatacTATGGTGTGGTTCAACTATTGCCAATCCTGAAATATTCGAATGTTTATATGACACAAAATCTCAAGAGTCTTATACAAAATACATCTCTGACCAATGCCTGTCGTAAATACGTGGCCTTGAAACCGGATAAAACAAAACCCactatacataaaatatttcaattttatgcTTCCATGACACATGGTGTTACACTTCGGGCCATTTGTCAACGTATATGTCCACAGAATCATAATATCGATGAAAGAAAATTGGTTATATTTGGTCTACAACATAAATTTATACGGTGCATACATAAATATCCAGTGTTTACAGGATCTGTGCCATCGGGACGTCAAAAAATGTATACAGGTCTATCgagttttgatgaaatttgttgcAAGACTGGTCTCTCACCATCAAGCATAGAGAAAGATATCGATAAGGATACAAATGTTACAGTTATATGGAAATAA
- the Polr3I gene encoding RNA polymerase III subunit I, which yields MEIVNPCFSVLSNFEVMESLKNIKDTKKKYGLRNLATITYETLQFLEESPCKHQSRDAIIAFIKDMEPYRLSSNELLMMANDPPSSALHIQLLIEDSEERLTEDQVNEIIEISKRHFPGPPPDMS from the exons ATGGAGAT TGTTAATCCCTGTTTTTCTGTTCTATCCAACTTTGAGGTCATGGAGTCTCTGAAGAATATCAAAGACACAAAAAAGAAATATGGTTTAAGGAACTTGGCCACAATCACCTATGAAACTCTGCAATTTCTGGAGGAATCTCCGTGTAAACACCAAAGCCGTGATGCAATAATTGCCTTCATAAAGGATATGGAACCCTATAGATTAAGTTCAAATGAATTGCTTATGATGGCCAACGATCCCCCTTCAAGTGCATTGCACATACAATTGCTAATTGAGGATAGTGAGGAGCGGTTAACAGAAGACCAAGTGAACGAGATCATAGAGATATCAAAAAGACATTTTCCTGGTCCTCCACCCGATATGAGTTGA
- the DENR gene encoding density-regulated protein, whose translation MTEVTPNPVAERLKLGPRDGVNYPVIVKYCGNCSMPIEYCEYYPEYEKCKAWLEKNLPTEFERVKLEEETGDGNDDDKRRQKRGGKGLMKIKKKEEVNKRITVSRAPRGKKKSVTVVTGLSTFDIDLKVASKFFGTKFACGSSVTGDDEIVIQGDVKDDLYDVIPEKWPEIDADFIEDLGDQKR comes from the exons ATGACCGAAGTAACCCCAAATCCTGTAGCAGAACGACTGAAATTAGGGCCTCGCGATGGAGTAAATTATCCTGTAATAGTAAAATATTGTGGCAATTGTTCAATGCCCATAGAG TATTGCGAATATTATCCAGAATATGAAAAATGCAAAGCATGGCTGGAGAAGAATCTTCCCACAGAATTTGAACGTGTCAAATTGGAAGAAGAAACAGGTGATGGAAATGATGACGACAAACGTCGTCAAAAACGTGGCGGTAAaggtttgatgaaaatcaaaaaGAAGGAAGAAGTCAACAAAAGGATCACAGTATCAAGGGCTCCACGGGGTAAAAAGAAGTCTGTAACGGTTGTCACAGGATTAAGTACATTCGATATCGACTTAAAAGTCGCTTCGAAATTTTTTGGCACAAAATTCGCTTGTGGGTCTTCGGTCACAGGGGATGACGAAATTGTTATCCAGGGTGATGTTAAAGATGATCTATACGATGTTATACCAGAAAAATGGCCAGAAATAGATGCCGATTTCATTGAAGATTTGGGTGACCAAAAACgttaa